The following proteins are co-located in the Acidobacteriota bacterium genome:
- a CDS encoding DUF72 domain-containing protein, producing MDMPGDQFLLFDQAPAIQGPVQPAEAPPELAELAAAMPSRLYLGTSSWSFPGWAGLVYRKHHSETALARHGLAAYARHPLLNGVGLDRTHYQPISAAAYAAYREAVPTEFRFLVKAHEACTLTRFPEHPRYGTRAGCDNPLFLDAAYATDEVVGPYLEGLQDRAGVLLFQLAPQELPRQFPERLHRFLDALPKGPRYAVELRNRELLGPPWRQALADAGALHCLNLHPRMPDIATQAKLSGALEGEALVIRWMLYRGLGYDQARQRYAPFSHLVDRDPTARRTVAALAKDALGRGKAVFVVANNKAEGSAPRTLAELAKEIHKLS from the coding sequence ATGGACATGCCCGGCGACCAGTTCCTGCTGTTTGATCAAGCTCCCGCGATCCAGGGTCCGGTGCAGCCGGCGGAAGCACCGCCGGAGCTCGCGGAGCTCGCCGCCGCGATGCCGTCGCGGCTCTACCTCGGCACCTCGTCCTGGTCGTTTCCGGGCTGGGCCGGGCTGGTGTACCGCAAGCACCATTCGGAGACCGCCCTGGCGCGCCATGGCCTGGCGGCCTACGCCCGCCATCCGCTGCTCAACGGCGTCGGCCTCGACCGCACCCACTACCAGCCGATCTCGGCCGCGGCCTACGCCGCCTATCGCGAGGCGGTGCCGACGGAGTTTCGCTTCCTGGTCAAGGCTCACGAAGCCTGCACCCTGACGCGCTTCCCGGAGCATCCGCGCTACGGCACCCGGGCGGGTTGCGACAACCCGCTGTTTCTCGATGCCGCCTACGCCACCGACGAAGTCGTCGGTCCCTACCTGGAGGGCCTGCAAGATCGCGCCGGCGTGCTGCTCTTCCAGCTCGCGCCGCAGGAGCTGCCGCGTCAATTTCCGGAGCGCCTGCACCGCTTCCTCGATGCCTTGCCGAAGGGACCACGCTACGCCGTCGAGCTGCGCAATCGCGAGCTCCTCGGACCGCCTTGGCGCCAAGCCCTCGCCGACGCCGGCGCCCTGCACTGCCTCAACCTCCACCCGCGCATGCCGGACATCGCCACCCAGGCAAAGCTGAGCGGCGCCCTCGAGGGCGAGGCCCTGGTGATTCGCTGGATGCTCTACCGCGGCCTGGGCTACGACCAGGCGCGACAGCGCTATGCGCCCTTCTCGCATCTGGTCGACCGGGATCCAACCGCGCGCCGCACCGTCGCCGCCCTGGCAAAGGATGCCCTCGGCCGCGGCAAGGCAGTCTTCGTGGTCGCCAACAACAAGGCCGAAGGCTCGGCACCGCGGACCCTCGCCGAGCTGGCGAAGGAAATCCACAAGCTGAGCTGA
- a CDS encoding DinB family protein, protein MTPVEFRELLAYNRWANHALLDLVAELGDEELTRPLGNSFPSIRDTLVHTLSSEWLWSERWQGRSPQFRLDPTEFPTVDALRQRWSEVEAVQDDYATDLTQELIDGEFSYLNPKGERWTYVNRQCLHQLWTHSLYHRGQVVTMLRQLGKLPAETDILTFFDVAGGPAPRAH, encoded by the coding sequence ATGACCCCCGTGGAGTTTCGCGAGCTGCTGGCCTACAACCGCTGGGCGAACCACGCCCTCCTCGACCTGGTCGCCGAGCTCGGCGACGAGGAGCTGACCCGTCCCCTGGGCAACAGCTTTCCCTCGATTCGCGACACCCTGGTGCACACCCTGTCCTCGGAGTGGCTGTGGTCGGAGCGCTGGCAGGGGCGGTCACCACAGTTCCGCCTCGACCCCACCGAATTCCCGACCGTCGACGCCCTCCGCCAGCGCTGGAGCGAGGTCGAAGCGGTGCAGGACGACTACGCCACGGACCTCACCCAAGAACTCATCGACGGCGAGTTCTCCTACCTCAACCCCAAGGGCGAACGCTGGACCTACGTCAACCGACAGTGCCTGCATCAGCTCTGGACCCACTCCCTTTACCACCGCGGACAGGTCGTCACCATGCTGCGCCAGCTCGGCAAGCTGCCGGCGGAAACCGACATCCTGACCTTCTTCGATGTCGCCGGCGGCCCGGCGCCGCGAGCCCATTGA
- a CDS encoding MBL fold metallo-hydrolase has protein sequence MSEEGLYEKVLAAAAGAPLTPPKAPRPSASVILWRRQAGDLQVFWVRRSDALAFMGGWYAFPGGGISRRDAEITVVGKPAALPSGISDGQEADPLLSDGVHRTPPTLVPGLLVGALRELFEETGLLLTGDALPTHDALAEARRRLLAEEADFGPLLAELGVSLSVDELTFAGRWLTPPLAPRRFDNRFFLLPWPADRLQQPQVLPGELDSGEWVVPEEAAARWSWGDVVTAPPILHALRVLAEDGPEAGLPRLLDPREANLGPFRRIEFRPGVILLPLETATLPPANRTNAYLLGDGERVLVDPGSTLPAEQRRLEEALAALPADSLKAIWLTHHHPDHVGGVAAARQALGVPVLAHAATAQRLAARGIPVDGELQAGQRVVLDGPRPFPIRVLHTPGHARGHLCFYEENGGSLIAGDMVAGIGTIVIDPPEGDMDDYLASLESLAELAPRVLFPAHGPPIRDAVGKLRHYIDHRRWREEKVLAAWQNGVRQPAELLPVVYDDAPRQAWPLAERQIVAHLESLERAGRLVD, from the coding sequence ATGAGCGAAGAAGGCCTCTACGAGAAGGTCCTCGCGGCCGCGGCCGGAGCACCCCTCACTCCGCCCAAGGCACCGCGACCGTCCGCGTCCGTCATTCTGTGGCGTCGCCAGGCGGGCGATCTGCAGGTTTTCTGGGTGCGGCGCTCCGATGCCCTGGCCTTCATGGGCGGCTGGTATGCCTTCCCCGGCGGCGGCATTTCGCGCCGCGACGCGGAGATCACCGTGGTGGGAAAACCGGCGGCTCTGCCGAGCGGAATCTCGGACGGCCAAGAGGCCGACCCGCTGCTCTCGGACGGTGTCCACCGAACGCCGCCGACACTGGTGCCGGGCCTGTTGGTCGGCGCGCTGCGCGAGCTCTTCGAAGAGACCGGTCTGCTGCTCACCGGCGATGCCCTGCCGACCCACGACGCCCTCGCCGAAGCCCGCCGCCGGCTGCTCGCCGAAGAGGCCGACTTCGGCCCGCTGCTCGCCGAGCTCGGCGTCTCCCTGTCCGTCGACGAGCTGACCTTCGCCGGCCGCTGGCTGACTCCGCCGCTGGCGCCACGCCGCTTCGACAACCGCTTCTTCCTGCTGCCCTGGCCCGCCGACCGGCTCCAGCAGCCGCAGGTGTTGCCCGGCGAGCTCGACTCCGGCGAATGGGTGGTGCCGGAAGAGGCGGCAGCGCGCTGGTCTTGGGGCGACGTGGTGACGGCACCGCCGATCCTGCACGCCCTGCGGGTGCTGGCCGAGGACGGCCCTGAAGCCGGTTTGCCCCGCCTGCTCGATCCCCGGGAAGCCAACCTCGGCCCTTTCCGACGCATCGAGTTTCGTCCCGGCGTCATCCTGCTGCCACTCGAAACCGCCACCCTGCCGCCGGCCAACCGCACCAACGCTTACCTGCTGGGCGATGGCGAGCGGGTGCTGGTCGACCCCGGCTCGACCTTGCCCGCGGAGCAACGCCGCCTGGAGGAAGCCCTCGCGGCGCTGCCCGCCGATTCGCTGAAAGCCATCTGGCTGACCCACCACCATCCGGACCACGTCGGGGGCGTCGCCGCCGCCCGCCAGGCCTTGGGCGTGCCGGTGCTCGCCCACGCCGCCACCGCCCAACGCCTGGCCGCCCGCGGCATTCCCGTCGACGGCGAGCTGCAGGCCGGTCAGCGAGTGGTTCTCGATGGCCCGCGGCCCTTTCCGATCCGAGTCCTGCACACGCCCGGCCATGCCCGTGGGCATCTCTGCTTCTACGAAGAGAATGGCGGCTCGCTGATCGCCGGCGACATGGTGGCCGGCATCGGAACGATCGTGATCGACCCGCCGGAAGGCGACATGGACGACTACCTCGCCTCCCTCGAAAGCCTCGCCGAGCTGGCGCCCCGGGTGCTCTTTCCGGCCCACGGACCACCGATTCGGGACGCCGTCGGCAAGCTGCGCCACTACATCGACCACCGGCGTTGGCGAGAGGAGAAAGTCCTCGCCGCCTGGCAGAACGGAGTGCGCCAGCCGGCGGAGCTGCTGCCGGTGGTTTACGACGACGCACCGCGCCAGGCCTGGCCCCTCGCCGAACGTCAGATCGTGGCCCACCTCGAGAGCCTCGAGCGCGCCGGACGACTGGTCGACTGA
- the pbpC gene encoding penicillin-binding protein 1C, which produces MRLPQPDVAPPASPRPQRRQRWRRRLIAGLSSLLLLAGAWVALDLLIPFPWENLERPSARVVRDRDGQPLRLFLPADDIWRWPVTLDELPPQLIDALLASEDRWFYRHPGVNPLAILRAARDNLRAGTVVSGASTLTMQIARMAEPKERTLRAKAVELFRALQLERRYTKRELLEIYLNLAPYGGNLEGVGAAAWFYFGKEPAALSSGEIALLTALPRYPVGYDPTRYPERARKVRSAVLDRLVERGVVSAEEAVAARRQTLPRKLQPVPFVAPHFAREVARRMSPATSLRTSLDRRVQRIAEGSVARRIDELRALGIGNAAVVVLDLETRQVQAWVGSAGFFDGQYQGQVDGVLARRSPGSTLKPFLYALALEQGDWIPDSFLLDVPTDFSGYVAENYDGLYRGRVTLRTALAESLNSPAVRLLSRLGLADFLTWLERGGVTSLDRGAGAYGLPLVLGAGEVSLLELTGLYAALGGGGIAAVPRWTSGGEGTVSGSRWISAGAARQVADMLTEVRRPDLPESWSLARDVPAIAWKTGTSYGHRDAWAVGFSDRQAVGVWVGNFDGAAVQGISGSRHAGPLLFDLFRALAVGRSPAAPGRPAPGTTARREVCSVSHHRPGPYCPRRHTVETLVDHTRLPECRLHRRIFVDTESGEWLAGRCLGERPHQARVVVVEPAELLAWRRGRGDAVDTLPPLADGCSGGLAIAPPRIVSPDATTPYRLRAGVPRDFQKIALVARHGGGDLFWFLNGRLLGSGSADQERYWLPEAGDHRLVVVDQHGRSDGIDLRVE; this is translated from the coding sequence CTGAGGCTGCCCCAGCCCGACGTCGCGCCGCCGGCGTCGCCGCGGCCCCAGCGCCGCCAGCGCTGGCGCCGCCGGCTGATCGCAGGACTGTCCTCGCTGCTCCTGCTGGCGGGCGCCTGGGTCGCCCTCGACCTGCTGATTCCCTTTCCTTGGGAAAACCTCGAACGGCCCTCGGCGCGGGTGGTGCGCGACCGTGACGGTCAGCCCTTGCGGCTCTTCCTGCCGGCCGATGACATCTGGCGCTGGCCGGTGACCCTCGACGAGCTGCCGCCGCAGTTGATCGATGCCCTGCTGGCCTCCGAGGACCGCTGGTTCTACCGCCATCCGGGGGTCAATCCGCTGGCCATCTTGCGGGCGGCGCGCGACAACCTGCGGGCCGGAACGGTGGTTTCCGGTGCTTCCACCCTCACCATGCAGATCGCTCGCATGGCCGAGCCCAAGGAGCGCACCCTGCGCGCCAAGGCGGTGGAGCTGTTCCGGGCCCTGCAGCTCGAGCGCCGCTACACGAAGCGCGAGCTGCTCGAGATCTACCTCAATCTGGCGCCCTACGGCGGCAACCTCGAAGGGGTCGGTGCCGCCGCCTGGTTCTATTTCGGCAAGGAACCGGCGGCGCTGTCGAGCGGCGAGATCGCGCTGTTGACGGCGCTGCCGCGCTATCCCGTGGGTTACGACCCGACGCGCTATCCGGAGAGGGCCCGCAAAGTGCGCTCGGCGGTGCTCGATCGCCTGGTCGAGCGCGGCGTGGTGAGCGCCGAGGAGGCGGTGGCGGCCCGCCGTCAGACGCTTCCCAGGAAACTCCAGCCGGTGCCCTTCGTGGCGCCCCACTTCGCGCGCGAGGTGGCGCGGCGGATGAGCCCGGCGACTTCCCTGCGGACTTCCCTCGACCGTCGCGTGCAGCGCATCGCCGAAGGTTCCGTCGCGCGGCGTATCGACGAGCTGCGGGCCCTCGGCATCGGCAACGCCGCGGTGGTGGTGCTCGATCTCGAAACGCGCCAGGTTCAGGCCTGGGTGGGCTCGGCCGGCTTCTTCGACGGCCAGTATCAGGGGCAGGTCGATGGGGTGCTGGCGCGGCGCAGTCCGGGGTCGACCCTCAAGCCCTTTCTCTATGCCCTCGCCCTCGAACAGGGAGACTGGATTCCGGACTCCTTTCTGCTCGACGTTCCGACCGACTTCTCCGGCTACGTCGCCGAGAACTACGATGGCCTCTATCGCGGTCGCGTGACCCTGCGCACGGCCCTCGCCGAATCCCTCAACTCACCGGCCGTTCGGCTCTTGTCTCGCCTCGGTCTGGCCGATTTCCTGACCTGGCTCGAACGCGGCGGCGTGACCTCCCTCGACCGCGGGGCAGGCGCCTACGGCCTGCCCTTGGTGCTCGGTGCCGGCGAAGTCAGCCTCCTCGAGCTTACCGGTCTCTACGCCGCCCTCGGTGGTGGTGGCATCGCCGCAGTGCCGCGCTGGACGTCGGGGGGTGAAGGCACCGTCTCCGGCAGTCGCTGGATCTCCGCTGGGGCTGCTCGGCAGGTGGCCGACATGCTGACGGAAGTGCGTCGCCCGGACCTGCCGGAGAGCTGGTCATTGGCCCGCGATGTCCCCGCCATCGCCTGGAAGACCGGGACGTCCTACGGTCATCGGGACGCCTGGGCGGTGGGCTTCTCGGATCGCCAGGCGGTGGGCGTCTGGGTGGGCAACTTCGATGGCGCCGCGGTCCAGGGCATTTCCGGCTCGCGCCATGCCGGCCCGCTGCTGTTCGATCTCTTCCGCGCCCTCGCCGTCGGACGCTCTCCAGCAGCTCCCGGCCGGCCGGCGCCGGGGACGACGGCCAGGCGAGAGGTTTGCTCGGTCAGTCACCACCGTCCGGGCCCCTACTGCCCCCGGCGCCACACCGTCGAAACCCTGGTCGATCACACCCGCCTCCCCGAGTGTCGGCTGCATCGGCGCATCTTCGTCGACACGGAAAGCGGCGAGTGGTTGGCGGGGCGATGCCTGGGCGAGCGGCCTCACCAGGCTCGGGTGGTGGTGGTCGAGCCGGCCGAGCTGCTCGCCTGGCGACGCGGCCGCGGCGACGCCGTCGATACCCTGCCGCCGCTGGCCGACGGCTGCTCCGGGGGCTTGGCGATCGCTCCACCGCGCATCGTCTCGCCGGATGCGACCACGCCCTACCGGCTGCGAGCCGGGGTACCGCGCGACTTCCAGAAGATCGCCTTGGTGGCCCGTCACGGCGGTGGCGATCTCTTCTGGTTTCTCAACGGCCGGCTGCTCGGATCCGGATCCGCCGACCAGGAGCGCTACTGGCTTCCCGAGGCCGGCGACCATCGCCTGGTGGTGGTCGACCAGCACGGTCGCTCCGACGGTATCGATCTGCGAGTGGAGTAG
- a CDS encoding MG2 domain-containing protein: MAAAGRWKDLLIAGLALAVLVLGGLLWQRGAEADRDRPPENAVSLFDLVLDREDRQFIDLVFDRPLGEGRLGEVFESPPATLNPSVGGSWRWRDRGILRFEASGRLPAATEIVLSLIPDRFLEEGQVFAGDRERRVVTDQFLVETVEVFEEPDPEGGEAKVIFRGELRFNYSVDPEDLAPLVTLQDGGQPVAVELETLWPSQVVGFRTAAVAKTKAERELELTVAAGLTPADGNVPLQEPFRQTVALGSRDRLAVRGLQAVPAESGSSLRVKLSSPVAASLAESFVGLEPKTEFRVSAVRNELILSGDLSPGQTYKVRLGAGLSASDGASLAEPWEQEVLLPNLDPLIDIRGAGMFLPRGGFRTLAVETVNVDRFRLALDRVYRNNLFGLLQSGSFSTTGGSGYASPVRHSLGDRLSNVEVRVRGGRNQRIETPVTLDRYIDADRPGVYRAVVTRRGDWRSTERWLLLTDLGVVAKNAGDEFLVLVTSLESLAPVAGARVRLISSQNQLLAEGRSDAQGLWRTRGLVAKLAEQNARPYLVTVERGDDLSFLLLDQARIDSTGLDVGGASLGARGYSAFLYGERDLYRPGETVEGLAILRDAALTAPTPLPVVLRHRDPQGRERDLLRATSDERGLVPFELELPAYALTGRHSLDLEVADQSVGRYLFQVEEFVPDRIKAAIEPAGQPGPGEELSFEVEGRYLFGPPGAGLPVEARVRLVDATFAPDGFGQFTFRNGDRRFEDRPLLSSEGTLDDEGRQRFAVAVPFGLTAPSSLEAVITARVSERGGRGVTARQRMTVHPVPRYPGLRKVESGYADPGEQTAFELVMVAPDGELAAAGSLRAELFRDRWNTVLRRAPEGTFRYESSRESSLVDSRALATQGGRETFSFVPPETGSYRVVVTDLESSASSEIGFYASGWGYAPWAIDNPARVELDLDRDEYRPGSTATVQVRAPFPGRLLLTVERDQIFHTQVHTLDGNTATLEVPIGEALRPNAYVTAVLVRNASDLGDGEVTRAFGAVPISVDRSSNRLPLTVEAPAQIRSGTTLAVAVEAAPGAAVTVAAVDEGILQLAGQSTPDPFAFFYRKLGLAVQSFDGFSLLLPEVPVAGEQAVGGGDAAAAMAQYVQSEGLRRVRPVAFWSGPLVADGSGRVEAEFEVPDFQGALRIMTLGVDGRRFESRQQTVVVRDPLIVTPTFPRFLAWGDEAEIPLAVRNDTGREGDFRIVLAAGGETLGETSLVVADGAEAVTHLALAGERGSRVRELTVVVTGNDEKASARVSLPQRSHLPYRTLETAGPVGEAAMELPAPGDWAEDGTLERELRLGPLPLVQFAGKLSGLLRYPYGCLEQTVSAAFPLVYLEDLARQLEPGLFDIEGRPSPAAAVEEGIRRVGALQSYTGGFTLWPGADESHPWGSVWAAHFLVEARRAGFGVEGFLYDGALRYTSGLARAKSQYGSDELERAAYALFVLARAGRADLGTMDFLRQQKQGDLSPASQALLAAAYAARGDADAADELVRQIGEVEEVARASGGNFSSPLRDRALLLLALLEARANDPRISELADRLARDLSRRHGWTTQESAFALLALGELYRRQSEGPDYRGTVEVGGRSLGDFERAIEAFPSIAGRQPIAVKITEGFAPGAAFFSLRTRGLPKDSAFRPESSGLEIEREFFDRERRSVDPRRIQQGDLVVIKTRVRSIAGPVENVVLQSLLPAGLEVENPRLESTETLPWISDANASPDYVDLRDDRLLVFLDLPANQWQTLYSLARAIVPGQFRLPPPEAEAMYNPALRAVGEAGSLEVSKRIP, encoded by the coding sequence ATGGCCGCAGCTGGACGCTGGAAGGACTTGCTGATCGCCGGCTTGGCGCTGGCCGTGTTGGTGCTGGGGGGGTTGCTGTGGCAGCGCGGTGCCGAGGCCGATCGCGACCGGCCGCCGGAAAACGCCGTCAGCCTCTTCGATCTGGTGCTAGATCGCGAAGATCGCCAGTTCATCGATCTGGTCTTCGACCGGCCGCTGGGCGAAGGCCGCTTGGGAGAAGTCTTCGAGTCCCCTCCGGCGACCCTCAATCCCAGCGTCGGCGGCTCTTGGCGCTGGCGCGATCGCGGCATTTTGCGGTTCGAAGCCAGCGGCCGGCTGCCGGCGGCGACGGAGATCGTCCTGTCGCTGATTCCAGATCGCTTTTTGGAAGAAGGCCAGGTGTTCGCCGGTGACCGCGAGCGCCGGGTGGTGACCGACCAGTTCCTGGTCGAGACGGTCGAGGTCTTCGAGGAGCCGGATCCGGAGGGCGGCGAAGCCAAGGTCATCTTCCGGGGCGAGCTGCGCTTCAACTATTCCGTCGATCCCGAGGATCTGGCGCCTTTGGTGACGCTGCAGGACGGTGGCCAACCGGTGGCCGTCGAGCTCGAAACCCTGTGGCCCTCCCAGGTGGTGGGTTTTCGCACCGCCGCCGTCGCCAAGACCAAGGCCGAGCGCGAGCTCGAGCTCACCGTCGCCGCCGGGCTGACGCCGGCCGACGGCAATGTGCCGCTGCAGGAGCCTTTCCGCCAGACCGTCGCCCTCGGCTCGCGTGATCGCCTGGCGGTGCGGGGTCTGCAGGCGGTGCCGGCGGAGAGTGGCTCGAGCTTGCGGGTCAAGCTCTCCTCGCCGGTGGCGGCGAGCTTGGCGGAGAGCTTCGTCGGCCTCGAGCCGAAAACCGAGTTTCGGGTTTCTGCGGTGCGCAATGAGCTCATCCTGAGCGGAGACCTGAGCCCCGGCCAAACCTACAAGGTGCGTCTCGGCGCCGGCCTGTCGGCCTCCGATGGTGCGAGCCTCGCCGAGCCCTGGGAGCAGGAAGTCTTGCTGCCCAACCTCGATCCCCTGATCGACATTCGCGGTGCCGGCATGTTTCTGCCGCGGGGTGGCTTCCGCACCCTGGCGGTGGAGACGGTCAACGTCGATCGCTTTCGCCTCGCCCTCGATCGGGTCTACCGCAACAACCTCTTCGGTCTGCTGCAATCGGGGTCCTTTTCGACCACCGGCGGGAGTGGCTATGCCTCGCCGGTGCGACATTCCCTCGGTGATCGTCTGAGCAACGTCGAGGTGCGGGTGCGCGGTGGGCGCAATCAGCGCATCGAGACGCCGGTGACCCTCGACCGCTACATCGACGCCGATCGTCCGGGCGTTTATCGCGCCGTGGTCACCCGCCGGGGCGACTGGCGTTCCACCGAACGCTGGCTGCTGCTGACCGACCTCGGCGTGGTCGCCAAGAATGCCGGCGACGAGTTCTTGGTGCTGGTGACCTCCCTCGAGTCACTGGCGCCGGTGGCGGGGGCGCGGGTGCGCCTGATCTCGAGCCAGAACCAGCTCCTCGCCGAGGGGCGCAGCGACGCCCAGGGTCTGTGGCGTACTCGCGGGCTGGTCGCCAAACTGGCGGAGCAGAACGCCCGCCCCTATCTCGTCACCGTCGAGCGCGGCGACGATCTCAGCTTTCTGCTCCTCGACCAGGCGCGCATCGACAGCACCGGCCTCGACGTCGGCGGCGCCAGCCTCGGGGCCCGCGGCTACTCGGCCTTTCTCTACGGCGAGCGCGATCTCTATCGGCCGGGGGAGACGGTGGAGGGCCTCGCCATTCTGCGCGATGCCGCCCTGACGGCGCCGACGCCACTGCCGGTGGTCCTGCGCCATCGCGACCCCCAGGGGCGAGAGCGCGATCTCTTGCGTGCCACCAGCGACGAGCGCGGCCTGGTGCCCTTCGAGCTCGAGCTGCCGGCCTATGCCCTGACCGGTCGCCACAGTCTCGATCTTGAGGTCGCCGATCAGTCGGTGGGCCGCTATCTCTTCCAGGTCGAGGAGTTCGTGCCCGACCGCATCAAGGCCGCTATCGAGCCAGCGGGGCAGCCGGGCCCGGGAGAAGAGCTCAGCTTCGAGGTCGAGGGGCGCTACCTCTTCGGTCCCCCCGGCGCGGGCTTGCCGGTGGAGGCGCGAGTGCGCCTGGTGGATGCCACCTTCGCTCCCGATGGATTCGGGCAGTTCACCTTCCGCAACGGCGATCGCCGCTTCGAGGATCGCCCGTTGCTGAGCAGCGAGGGTACTCTCGACGACGAGGGACGCCAGCGATTCGCCGTCGCCGTGCCCTTCGGGCTGACCGCCCCTTCCAGCCTCGAGGCGGTGATCACGGCGCGGGTTTCGGAGCGCGGCGGTCGCGGTGTGACCGCTCGTCAGCGCATGACCGTTCACCCGGTGCCGCGCTATCCCGGCTTGCGCAAGGTCGAATCGGGCTATGCCGATCCCGGTGAGCAGACCGCCTTCGAGTTGGTGATGGTGGCCCCCGACGGCGAGCTGGCGGCGGCGGGATCGCTGCGCGCCGAGCTCTTCCGGGACCGCTGGAACACGGTCCTGCGGCGCGCCCCGGAGGGCACCTTCCGCTACGAATCGAGCCGCGAGTCGAGCCTGGTCGACAGCCGTGCCCTGGCGACCCAGGGGGGGCGCGAGACTTTCTCCTTCGTGCCGCCCGAGACCGGCTCCTACCGGGTGGTGGTGACCGATCTCGAGTCCTCCGCCTCGAGCGAGATCGGTTTCTATGCTTCGGGCTGGGGCTATGCGCCCTGGGCGATCGACAACCCGGCGCGGGTCGAGCTCGACCTCGATCGGGATGAGTACCGCCCCGGCAGCACGGCGACGGTGCAGGTGCGGGCACCGTTCCCTGGTCGCTTGTTGCTGACCGTCGAGCGCGACCAGATCTTCCACACCCAGGTGCACACCCTGGACGGGAACACGGCGACCCTCGAGGTGCCGATCGGCGAAGCGCTGCGGCCGAATGCCTACGTCACGGCGGTGCTGGTGCGCAACGCCTCCGATCTCGGCGACGGTGAGGTGACGCGCGCCTTCGGAGCGGTGCCGATCTCCGTCGATCGCTCCAGCAACCGCCTGCCGCTGACCGTCGAAGCGCCGGCGCAGATCCGCTCCGGGACCACCCTGGCGGTGGCCGTCGAGGCGGCCCCCGGGGCCGCCGTCACGGTGGCCGCCGTCGACGAGGGCATTCTGCAGCTCGCCGGCCAGAGCACGCCCGATCCCTTTGCCTTCTTCTACCGCAAGCTCGGCCTGGCGGTGCAGTCCTTCGACGGCTTCTCGCTGCTGTTGCCGGAGGTGCCGGTGGCCGGTGAGCAGGCGGTCGGCGGTGGTGACGCGGCGGCCGCGATGGCGCAGTACGTGCAGTCCGAGGGACTGCGCCGGGTGCGTCCGGTGGCCTTCTGGTCCGGACCCCTGGTGGCCGACGGCAGCGGGCGGGTCGAGGCCGAATTCGAGGTGCCCGACTTCCAGGGTGCCCTGCGCATCATGACCCTGGGGGTCGACGGCCGGCGCTTCGAGTCGCGCCAGCAGACGGTGGTGGTGCGCGATCCGCTGATCGTCACCCCGACCTTTCCGCGCTTCCTGGCCTGGGGAGATGAGGCGGAGATTCCACTGGCGGTGCGCAACGACACCGGTCGCGAGGGCGACTTCCGGATCGTGCTGGCGGCCGGCGGCGAAACCCTCGGCGAGACGTCCCTGGTGGTGGCCGATGGCGCCGAAGCGGTGACCCACCTCGCCCTCGCCGGCGAACGCGGCTCGCGGGTCCGCGAGCTCACCGTGGTGGTGACCGGCAACGACGAGAAGGCCTCCGCCCGAGTGTCCTTGCCGCAGCGCTCCCACCTGCCCTACCGCACTCTCGAGACCGCCGGCCCGGTGGGCGAAGCGGCGATGGAGCTACCGGCGCCGGGCGACTGGGCCGAGGACGGCACCCTGGAGCGCGAGCTGCGCCTCGGGCCGCTGCCGCTGGTGCAGTTCGCGGGCAAGCTTTCGGGGCTCCTGCGCTACCCCTATGGCTGTCTCGAGCAGACCGTCTCGGCAGCCTTCCCGCTGGTCTATCTCGAGGACCTCGCCCGTCAGCTCGAGCCGGGCCTGTTCGACATCGAGGGGCGGCCGAGCCCGGCGGCGGCGGTGGAGGAGGGCATCCGGCGAGTCGGAGCCCTGCAGAGCTACACCGGTGGCTTCACCCTCTGGCCGGGGGCGGACGAATCGCACCCCTGGGGCAGCGTCTGGGCGGCCCACTTCCTGGTCGAGGCGCGCCGCGCCGGTTTCGGTGTCGAGGGCTTCCTCTATGACGGCGCGCTGCGCTACACCTCGGGCCTGGCGCGCGCCAAGAGCCAGTACGGCAGCGATGAGCTCGAACGCGCCGCCTATGCGCTGTTCGTGCTCGCCCGCGCCGGCCGGGCCGATCTCGGGACGATGGACTTCCTGCGCCAGCAGAAGCAGGGCGATCTGTCGCCCGCGTCGCAAGCGCTGTTGGCCGCCGCCTACGCGGCTCGGGGGGATGCCGATGCCGCCGACGAGCTGGTGCGCCAGATCGGCGAGGTCGAGGAGGTCGCCCGCGCCAGCGGCGGCAACTTCTCGTCACCACTGCGCGACCGTGCTCTGCTGCTGTTGGCGTTGCTCGAAGCTCGCGCCAACGATCCCCGCATCTCCGAGCTCGCCGATCGCCTGGCGCGGGATCTCTCCCGACGCCACGGCTGGACCACCCAGGAGTCGGCCTTCGCGCTGCTCGCCCTCGGCGAGCTCTATCGGCGCCAGAGCGAAGGTCCCGACTATCGCGGCACGGTGGAGGTGGGAGGGCGCTCTCTGGGCGACTTCGAGCGCGCCATTGAAGCCTTCCCGTCGATCGCCGGCCGCCAGCCGATCGCGGTGAAGATCACCGAGGGCTTCGCCCCAGGGGCGGCCTTCTTCAGTCTCCGGACGCGCGGTTTGCCCAAGGACTCGGCCTTCCGGCCGGAGAGCTCCGGCCTCGAGATCGAGCGCGAGTTCTTCGATCGTGAGCGGCGCTCGGTCGATCCCCGGCGTATTCAGCAGGGCGATCTGGTAGTGATCAAGACCCGCGTGCGCAGTATCGCCGGGCCGGTTGAGAACGTGGTGCTTCAAAGCCTGCTGCCGGCCGGCCTGGAAGTGGAGAATCCGCGCCTCGAGTCGACCGAGACGTTGCCCTGGATCAGCGATGCCAACGCCTCTCCCGACTATGTCGATCTGCGGGATGACCGCCTGCTGGTCTTCCTCGATCTCCCCGCCAATCAGTGGCAGACCCTTTACTCCTTGGCTCGCGCCATCGTGCCGGGGCAGTTCCGCCTGCCGCCGCCGGAGGCAGAGGCGATGTACAACCCGGCGCTGCGGGCGGTTGGCGAGGCGGGGTCTCTGGAGGTGTCGAAACGGATACCCTGA